In a genomic window of Pseudomonas putida:
- a CDS encoding YajG family lipoprotein, whose amino-acid sequence MLQRLLFGLITVTSLTLVGCAHSPQQLSPEPKLTAQLAPVGHGQPVVVRVVDGRPSPTLGTRGGLYPETSAITVQGAQILPKLQAQAEAAVRLLGFTPTANAMNAPQLTVTLAELKYQSPKEGMYVTEATIGATFRSDVQNANRRYSGRYGSSLDQRFGMAPNQETNTKLVSDVLSDALTRLFKDPTIGQILGE is encoded by the coding sequence ATGTTGCAACGCCTGTTGTTCGGTTTGATCACTGTGACCAGCTTGACGCTGGTCGGCTGCGCCCACAGTCCGCAACAACTGAGCCCGGAACCGAAACTGACGGCGCAACTGGCACCGGTAGGTCATGGTCAGCCAGTGGTGGTGCGTGTGGTGGACGGACGTCCGTCGCCAACCCTGGGCACCCGTGGCGGTCTGTACCCGGAGACCAGCGCGATTACCGTACAGGGCGCGCAGATCCTGCCAAAGCTGCAGGCCCAGGCCGAAGCCGCCGTTCGCCTGTTGGGTTTCACCCCGACCGCCAATGCGATGAACGCACCGCAGTTGACCGTCACTCTGGCCGAACTGAAGTACCAGTCGCCTAAAGAAGGCATGTACGTGACCGAGGCAACCATCGGCGCGACCTTCCGTTCCGACGTGCAGAACGCCAACCGTCGTTACAGCGGCCGTTATGGCTCATCCCTGGACCAGCGTTTCGGCATGGCGCCGAACCAGGAAACCAACACCAAGCTGGTCAGTGACGTGCTGAGCGATGCGTTGACCCGTCTGTTCAAGGATCCGACGATAGGTCAGATTCTCGGCGAATAA